One genomic segment of Sanyastnella coralliicola includes these proteins:
- the rnr gene encoding ribonuclease R yields MSKKKKKGGSFQRDLRKEVLAIFRAQPRKPMNYKQVSSSLGIQDDSLRQLIAAIIDEEAEKESLQTVGKGRYVWAGKSSGEVLQGKIEITRYGRGFVIIEGRENDIAISKGSTGNALWGDIVEVSMLAGRRSKGRVERVVKRARDLYVCVFQKEKNFAFGLPTDPKIHVDFFLPPNYHANAKDGDKIIVEMMSWESGDDNPIGKVYEVLGAPGDNDVEMHAIMVEYGLPYHFPEEVVHEADQIPKEITEKEVKKRRDMRDVLTFTIDPHDAKDFDDALSLQQLENGNWEVGVHIADVTHYMRPGTLLEEEAFNRATSVYLVDRTVPMLPEVLSNELCSLRPNEDKLCFSAVFEMTDKAEIKNQWFGRTVIHSDRRFTYEEAQEVIETGKGDHNDAILTLDRLAKILRGERFKRGGIDFNTEEIKFELGENGKPVGVYVKVMKDANKLIEDFMLLANVKVAERIGKSKAKNAPTFVYRIHDLPDVDKLRNLRDFVSRFGYRMPKPSRDNAEHVIKDLLAQVKDSAEEDVIKTMAIRSMAKAEYSTNNIGHYGLSFDFYSHFTSPIRRYPDVMVHRLLQHYLDGGESVNADDYDMKCRHSSEQEKKAADAERASIKYKQVEFMLARIGQTFKGIVSGVTSWGLYVEVHETKCEGMVAKDSMKDDFYIYDEEHHAYIGKRTGQEYHFGDEVTITVVGADLLKRQLDFELVDTMV; encoded by the coding sequence ATGTCTAAGAAGAAGAAAAAGGGAGGCTCATTCCAACGCGATCTGCGTAAGGAAGTCCTCGCCATCTTCCGCGCTCAACCGCGGAAGCCTATGAATTATAAGCAAGTCTCAAGCAGCCTCGGTATCCAAGATGATTCACTGCGTCAATTGATCGCAGCCATTATCGATGAGGAAGCTGAGAAAGAAAGCCTGCAAACGGTAGGCAAAGGAAGATACGTGTGGGCTGGAAAATCATCTGGAGAGGTGCTTCAGGGGAAGATCGAGATCACCCGTTACGGACGAGGATTTGTCATCATTGAAGGCCGAGAAAACGACATCGCGATCAGCAAAGGCTCTACAGGGAATGCCCTTTGGGGAGACATTGTAGAGGTGAGCATGCTGGCCGGAAGAAGATCAAAAGGTCGAGTAGAACGTGTTGTTAAACGGGCAAGAGACCTCTATGTATGTGTTTTCCAGAAAGAGAAGAACTTCGCTTTTGGCCTGCCAACTGATCCAAAAATTCACGTTGACTTTTTCCTTCCACCAAACTATCACGCCAACGCCAAAGACGGTGATAAGATCATCGTGGAAATGATGAGCTGGGAGTCAGGTGATGACAATCCCATCGGAAAAGTATACGAGGTATTAGGAGCTCCTGGAGATAACGATGTAGAAATGCACGCGATCATGGTGGAGTATGGCCTGCCTTACCACTTCCCTGAAGAGGTGGTGCACGAAGCAGATCAAATTCCTAAGGAGATCACAGAAAAAGAAGTCAAGAAACGACGCGATATGCGAGATGTCTTGACCTTCACCATCGACCCACATGACGCGAAAGACTTTGATGACGCACTTTCGCTACAACAACTCGAGAATGGTAATTGGGAAGTTGGGGTTCACATCGCCGACGTAACGCACTACATGCGCCCAGGTACTTTGCTGGAAGAGGAAGCCTTTAATCGCGCCACTTCGGTGTACTTGGTTGACCGCACTGTGCCCATGCTTCCAGAGGTCTTGAGTAACGAGCTTTGTTCTCTTCGCCCGAATGAAGACAAGCTGTGTTTTTCGGCTGTCTTCGAAATGACCGATAAAGCGGAGATCAAAAACCAGTGGTTTGGTCGCACGGTGATTCACAGTGATCGTCGATTCACTTATGAAGAGGCACAAGAAGTCATTGAAACAGGAAAAGGAGACCACAACGATGCTATTCTGACGTTGGACCGCTTGGCTAAGATTCTTCGCGGCGAACGCTTTAAACGCGGGGGTATCGATTTCAACACAGAGGAAATCAAATTCGAATTGGGTGAGAACGGAAAGCCTGTGGGTGTATACGTGAAGGTGATGAAAGACGCCAACAAGCTCATTGAAGATTTCATGCTTTTGGCCAATGTAAAGGTGGCTGAACGCATTGGAAAGTCGAAGGCGAAAAACGCTCCAACCTTTGTTTACCGTATCCACGATTTACCTGATGTGGATAAGCTGCGCAATCTTCGTGACTTTGTGAGTCGTTTTGGATACCGCATGCCAAAGCCAAGTCGTGATAACGCTGAACATGTGATTAAAGACCTGCTCGCGCAAGTCAAAGATTCAGCCGAAGAGGATGTGATCAAGACCATGGCCATTCGTTCGATGGCCAAGGCCGAATACAGCACAAACAACATTGGCCACTACGGTTTGTCATTCGACTTCTACTCTCACTTTACTTCTCCTATTCGTCGATACCCTGACGTCATGGTTCACCGCCTGTTGCAGCACTACTTGGATGGTGGCGAAAGCGTGAATGCTGATGATTACGACATGAAGTGCCGTCACAGTTCTGAGCAAGAAAAGAAAGCCGCAGATGCAGAACGCGCTTCGATCAAATACAAGCAAGTAGAGTTCATGTTGGCGCGTATTGGGCAGACCTTCAAAGGCATCGTTTCTGGTGTGACATCATGGGGTCTGTACGTTGAAGTTCACGAGACCAAGTGCGAGGGAATGGTGGCTAAAGACAGCATGAAAGACGACTTCTACATCTACGATGAAGAGCATCATGCGTACATCGGCAAGCGCACCGGTCAGGAATATCATTTCGGTGATGAGGTGACGATTACCGTGGTGGGTGCTGACTTGTTGAAGCGTCAACTTGACTTTGAGTTGGTTGACACGATGGTATAA
- a CDS encoding AAA domain-containing protein, protein MLEQESPLFHGLERSQSLITQGLPALGVASLRKELSYITAELVSESKVRFPNVFARIEFLCRRFHLPNKVRQQLHQLRRSRPDDENETEEQFKIFASALAYLIQAATQSAPPATLALTDIPEITFVVPEGQHIPKLRAQVVSIENEVLTVIAEDEAFGSFSLAREDHPQYERTWEQVNEDHLLSLVDVRLDDGKAVARLIVLMPDYLVDVSSLAECFQRLAFKNIGAPALYFINRFSQRQTSEPLFLGNLINSLLDKILHDQDNREFKDFFRESFGDFPLEYITLFQTDEALLSFMRSRAFPQYANLKRVVSDDLSRLTPPVVPSKAMLEPSFMSPDLGLQGRLDLLYLRSNKAVIIELKSGKVPWPPEDLDAVGENHSAQARLYRMILQEVLGVRPDSSQVYVLYSSAMHSGSNLRFVARYAEFEQQMMDVRNEIVAYEHQLASAESADEIIDVMLEWNYASCNIPENARIPGFFIGKFKLFEQAIHTLSTGVVKDYFAAYLSFIVKEQWTARLGDGQHRKGHSALWNREDTTENDNTGVVAPLEIVSNHLSSQNPTLTLNGDKVNLKDSDFRKGDIIVLYPYANSNSKATDQQVIKGYIAEEFTAGGDITLGFRYPQQCHDYFEQFSYWAIEHDYMDHTFQVMQRELFSFCTEPSSLRQLILEQEEPASKAAEGEIELLPHEMAVDSSVQELRSQLTKAIHAQDYFLLIGPPGTGKTSLFLRNLVHNALVRGERLLLLAYTNRAVDELSQAVLDLCDDGSFMRVGSGIGCAPQFEPYLMHRIAGESRNRKELTQRVLEKRVIVSTVSSMLNRPQIFQLLKFDRIIVDEAAQVLEPMLINLLRRAPKFVLIGDHKQLPAVVTQKGDTKAMLTEELEQIGMTDLRNSLFERLLIQAQTKGWDHAWGQLNFQGRMHPSLMEFPNARWYGQRLRIAQRSHQLEPDRLSLSTPLDHRLLFVDTRSDALSDSKHNPLEVHTISHLVEELIKQDVPAAQIGVIAPYRAQVVAIKSQLNLLSYDTSKVVVDTVERFQGGQKDHILYGTTISNWTQLRFLASHRNEDEDQVVDRKLNVAFTRARKQFILIGNEELLKEDEEYQALIEYIRSSGKVVSTSALAIKEDTISTPF, encoded by the coding sequence ATGCTTGAGCAGGAATCTCCGTTGTTTCATGGCTTGGAAAGATCACAATCCTTGATCACCCAAGGCTTACCAGCTTTAGGTGTGGCTTCATTGCGCAAGGAGCTCTCGTACATTACGGCTGAGCTGGTGAGTGAGAGTAAGGTGCGCTTCCCGAATGTCTTCGCCCGCATCGAATTCTTGTGCCGCCGTTTCCATCTGCCCAACAAGGTGAGGCAACAATTACATCAACTCCGCAGGTCTCGTCCTGACGATGAAAACGAAACCGAAGAGCAGTTCAAGATCTTTGCTTCGGCGTTAGCCTACTTGATTCAAGCAGCCACGCAAAGCGCTCCCCCGGCCACCTTAGCGCTGACTGACATTCCTGAAATCACCTTTGTAGTTCCTGAAGGACAACACATTCCAAAACTCAGAGCTCAGGTGGTGAGCATTGAAAACGAAGTGCTCACAGTGATCGCTGAGGATGAAGCATTCGGTTCATTTTCGCTAGCGCGGGAAGATCACCCGCAATACGAACGCACCTGGGAGCAGGTCAACGAAGACCATCTCTTATCATTGGTAGATGTTCGACTTGATGACGGAAAAGCCGTGGCACGACTGATCGTGTTGATGCCTGATTATTTGGTCGACGTGTCATCGCTAGCAGAGTGCTTTCAACGTTTGGCTTTCAAGAATATAGGTGCACCCGCGCTGTACTTCATCAACCGATTCAGCCAGCGCCAAACAAGCGAACCACTTTTCTTAGGAAACCTCATCAACAGTCTGCTCGATAAGATCTTGCACGATCAAGACAATCGTGAGTTCAAAGACTTCTTTCGTGAGTCTTTTGGCGACTTCCCCTTGGAATATATCACCTTGTTCCAAACCGACGAGGCCCTGCTTTCCTTCATGCGCTCCAGAGCGTTTCCGCAATACGCCAACCTCAAAAGAGTGGTCAGCGACGACCTTTCACGGTTGACGCCTCCTGTGGTTCCGTCGAAGGCAATGCTGGAACCAAGCTTTATGTCCCCTGACTTGGGGCTTCAAGGACGACTCGACCTGCTTTATCTCCGAAGCAACAAAGCGGTGATCATTGAATTGAAATCGGGGAAGGTGCCTTGGCCTCCAGAAGACCTCGATGCTGTGGGCGAAAACCACAGTGCACAGGCACGCCTTTACCGCATGATCCTTCAAGAGGTGTTGGGTGTGAGGCCCGATTCGTCGCAAGTGTATGTCCTCTACTCCTCTGCCATGCACTCGGGCAGCAACCTGAGATTCGTTGCTCGCTACGCTGAATTTGAACAGCAAATGATGGATGTTCGAAACGAGATTGTGGCTTACGAGCATCAACTCGCTAGCGCGGAATCAGCAGATGAAATCATTGATGTCATGCTGGAATGGAACTATGCTAGTTGCAACATTCCAGAAAACGCTCGAATTCCAGGGTTTTTCATTGGGAAATTCAAATTGTTCGAGCAAGCGATCCACACCTTGTCAACAGGGGTGGTCAAGGATTACTTCGCTGCGTACTTAAGCTTCATTGTGAAGGAACAATGGACCGCCAGATTAGGTGATGGACAACATAGAAAAGGACATTCTGCCCTGTGGAACCGAGAAGACACAACTGAGAATGACAACACTGGAGTCGTCGCCCCGCTTGAGATTGTGAGCAATCACCTGTCATCACAAAACCCAACCTTGACACTTAATGGTGACAAGGTCAACTTAAAAGACTCTGATTTTAGAAAAGGAGATATTATTGTGCTCTATCCTTATGCGAATTCTAACTCAAAAGCTACCGATCAACAGGTCATTAAAGGTTATATCGCAGAAGAATTCACTGCTGGTGGAGATATTACACTCGGGTTCAGATATCCACAGCAATGTCATGACTATTTCGAGCAATTCTCCTACTGGGCGATCGAGCATGATTACATGGACCACACCTTCCAGGTGATGCAACGCGAGTTGTTCTCCTTTTGCACTGAACCAAGTTCACTGCGCCAATTGATTCTTGAACAAGAAGAACCTGCTTCAAAGGCCGCAGAGGGAGAAATCGAACTACTGCCTCATGAAATGGCAGTCGACTCAAGTGTGCAAGAACTGCGTAGTCAATTGACCAAGGCCATTCATGCCCAAGACTACTTTCTACTCATTGGCCCTCCAGGAACAGGAAAGACTTCGCTCTTCTTGAGAAACTTGGTCCACAATGCGCTCGTGCGTGGTGAACGTCTGCTTTTGCTGGCCTACACCAATCGCGCCGTTGATGAGCTTTCTCAGGCTGTACTTGACCTTTGCGATGACGGCTCATTTATGCGTGTGGGTAGTGGCATCGGTTGTGCACCGCAATTTGAACCTTACCTGATGCACCGCATCGCAGGGGAATCACGAAACAGAAAAGAGCTCACGCAACGAGTGCTTGAGAAGCGTGTGATTGTCTCTACCGTTTCGTCTATGTTGAACCGGCCGCAGATCTTTCAACTACTGAAGTTTGACCGAATCATTGTCGATGAAGCCGCTCAAGTCCTGGAGCCGATGTTGATCAATTTGCTTCGCCGTGCACCAAAGTTTGTTCTGATAGGTGATCATAAGCAGCTCCCTGCTGTGGTCACGCAGAAGGGCGATACCAAAGCCATGCTCACAGAAGAATTAGAGCAAATTGGAATGACTGATCTCCGAAACTCACTGTTCGAACGATTACTAATTCAAGCTCAGACCAAGGGGTGGGATCATGCTTGGGGTCAGCTCAATTTTCAAGGAAGAATGCATCCGAGCTTAATGGAATTTCCAAACGCAAGGTGGTATGGTCAGCGATTGCGCATTGCTCAAAGAAGTCATCAGCTTGAACCTGATCGCTTGAGCTTGTCTACCCCTCTTGACCATCGTCTGCTATTTGTCGATACGCGTTCTGATGCCCTTTCAGATAGTAAGCACAACCCACTCGAAGTGCACACCATCAGCCACCTTGTTGAGGAGCTGATTAAACAAGATGTACCCGCGGCTCAAATTGGAGTGATTGCGCCCTACCGAGCACAAGTGGTGGCGATTAAAAGTCAACTGAATCTGCTCTCTTACGACACCTCGAAAGTTGTTGTCGATACGGTAGAACGATTCCAAGGCGGACAGAAAGATCACATCCTCTACGGCACCACGATCTCAAATTGGACGCAACTTCGCTTCCTGGCATCGCACCGAAATGAAGACGAAGATCAGGTAGTAGATCGCAAGCTCAATGTAGCCTTCACAAGAGCCCGTAAACAGTTCATACTCATCGGAAATGAAGAGCTTCTGAAGGAAGATGAAGAGTACCAAGCATTGATAGAATACATCCGTTCTTCAGGGAAGGTCGTGTCCACTTCCGCGCTAGCGATAAAAGAAGACACGATCAGCACGCCCTTTTAG
- a CDS encoding class I SAM-dependent methyltransferase has protein sequence MKSAWERFEPNGWREYSLIDSGNGRKLERWGEVVTIRPEVTAIWSPGLSDKEWHQLANAEFVQDGSRSGKWKRYKKCPDHWQISYPSSRGKLTFNLRFTQFKHLGVFPEQAANWEFIIDHIQRFPNPRVLNLFAYTGGASLAARAAGAEVTHVDSIRAVIDWTRENMESSRLTDIRWVVEDALRFVQREAKRGNKYHGVIMDPPSWGISPGKGKKKWKLEDQLVELIESTAEIVEKQHFLILNTYSGLANSTLETLINTSFPPSNTACGDLILHSETERKLATGSCLRSWI, from the coding sequence ATGAAATCTGCGTGGGAACGTTTTGAGCCGAACGGATGGCGTGAGTATTCATTGATCGATTCTGGCAATGGAAGGAAGCTCGAGCGATGGGGTGAGGTGGTGACGATTCGTCCGGAAGTCACAGCGATTTGGTCTCCAGGGCTTTCTGATAAAGAATGGCATCAACTCGCTAACGCGGAATTCGTACAAGATGGATCTCGATCAGGGAAGTGGAAGCGCTATAAAAAGTGTCCTGATCATTGGCAAATCAGCTATCCATCGAGCAGAGGAAAGCTCACATTTAACCTTCGCTTTACACAGTTTAAGCACCTCGGCGTTTTTCCAGAGCAAGCTGCGAACTGGGAATTCATTATTGACCACATTCAACGTTTTCCCAATCCAAGAGTGCTGAATCTTTTTGCGTACACCGGAGGGGCCTCTTTGGCTGCTCGTGCCGCAGGTGCTGAAGTAACCCATGTTGACAGCATTCGCGCCGTGATCGACTGGACAAGAGAGAACATGGAGTCTTCTCGTTTGACAGACATCCGATGGGTGGTGGAAGACGCGCTACGCTTTGTACAGCGGGAAGCCAAGCGAGGAAACAAATACCATGGAGTGATCATGGATCCGCCATCTTGGGGTATCTCTCCAGGGAAGGGTAAGAAGAAGTGGAAACTGGAGGATCAGTTGGTAGAACTCATTGAATCAACCGCTGAAATTGTCGAAAAACAGCACTTTTTAATCCTTAACACTTACAGTGGATTAGCGAATTCAACGCTTGAGACTTTAATAAATACTTCCTTCCCTCCTTCGAATACCGCTTGCGGTGACCTAATATTGCACTCGGAGACCGAGAGGAAGCTGGCAACAGGCAGCTGCTTGAGGTCATGGATATAA
- a CDS encoding T9SS type A sorting domain-containing protein — MKNLLLSILGCMLVWATNAQVTEISVETVTVHEGMVGTTDLTGFTTYRVYANFVDADDFVSALFGYDDIELEVNTTTSFFQSDVGSHLGSNVNEAFFAVFPELEYDSWVTIGKDSSTAPGNAIYANEDGSNPFIAPFEAGENIMIDGEVGGLWFTTFGTLEQAPNAYAGEDLKVLVGQFTTDGILSGVLNIQVFLNGDQDQDAEFEGLTFAVDQNAVFGCIDDQAINYNPEANYTDGSCVYEGTLGCTDPVAINFDPNATIDDGSCEYDLIGGCTDPDGCNYDPFVNEDDGSCVYPEEGYDCEGNPFTGCTDPAADNYDPNAIEDDGSCSYGAVDGCSDPTACNYDPLVEVDDGSCVFPEVGFDCDGNVLTGCTDPAAANYNPDVVEDDGSCVYPPSNDDVCDAIPITCGQLIEGLTVNSTGEGDLIGSECTGTEITSPGVWYVYTADDYHQVIVNTCLSVGGDTKLHVFKAAPDCSVLECVAGNDDGCQGSYLSSLAFTVEAEEVFYILVSEFGAGVGLDFMLELNCVDCGDVPENDECVNAEVHPMGGQTVSASICCANPSSAPNFAAGSGTAYDVFYTFNSADFEDIFFDVSNTGSTQIGLAIYQGECGNLTQISGCLVTGTCAGNMGTFMEIPPNTTFTVGVFTTDPEGCGTYNLTIMGLYYGCTDPLADNYDPDAIEDDGSCSYENFIPENDSCAGAVMLTCGSTVEGSTGNTTDTGVPIGLDCNSNPGPGVWYQFSGSGELVELSTCGSVIDTKISVWQSPSCEGPYDCVPAVEGGQGDPSYAVSEEALIPCGFFDQDDAWISFFAEVDSTYYIYVEHQDVDGNPMTPDWGLFTLEVTCQEFIYGCTNEVAYNYNPEATVDDNSCDFFSETCEGGEGTALMLFMDDDFNDGWNGGTYTISLFGGEEVASGSLDDALYTIDEDMFLGADEGFDLLCLQDGCYTITVGGGSFDGEISWFLSIEDVEVISGTSGETTFQIGAGNCGCTDPVACNYDPEATQDDGSCEYLTCEGCMDATACNYDDEATIDNGLCCYENCVYLLMTDDFGDGWNGAVYEVYTMADELIATGSIDDPFVGNGTSEGIDFLCILDGCYYLTVGGGDFDEEIGWTLTGINEGEMIGGAVSIEDQVFFSVGDIPCAFGCTDPEADNYDASAEYDDGSCFYSEECEDLAIQITFASHSDADEIDWELVNEDDEIVATGANYEDYSMAEQYHCLPAGCYALIMNDAGSDGWDDGYITILIDGVTTTLTTLIYGSSLEINVDLEGDCGVENVIEVVGCTDPVAVNWNIEASIDDGSCEYNPDEVGGLPPAALTGEEIVVYGMILPNPVISHANIKLEQLNPEFTTVMELRDISGRLVYQQEFANEQTSLNETIDVSMLAAGIHFVYVFNGESRQVFRLVKQ; from the coding sequence GTGAAAAACCTTCTACTCTCGATTCTTGGGTGCATGCTCGTGTGGGCAACAAATGCTCAAGTCACTGAAATTTCTGTTGAAACGGTTACCGTGCATGAAGGCATGGTAGGTACAACGGATCTTACCGGATTCACGACCTATCGTGTGTACGCCAATTTTGTTGACGCTGATGACTTTGTCAGCGCCCTGTTTGGCTATGATGACATTGAACTCGAAGTCAATACTACGACGTCGTTCTTTCAGAGTGATGTGGGAAGTCACCTAGGCTCAAATGTGAATGAAGCCTTCTTCGCTGTTTTTCCGGAACTCGAGTACGATAGTTGGGTGACGATTGGAAAAGATAGCTCGACCGCTCCTGGTAATGCGATTTATGCGAATGAAGATGGTTCGAATCCTTTTATCGCTCCATTCGAGGCGGGAGAAAACATCATGATTGATGGCGAAGTAGGAGGACTGTGGTTCACCACCTTCGGCACGCTTGAGCAAGCCCCTAATGCCTATGCAGGTGAAGACTTAAAAGTATTAGTTGGTCAATTCACCACAGACGGAATACTCTCAGGGGTACTGAATATCCAGGTGTTTTTGAATGGAGATCAAGACCAAGACGCAGAGTTTGAAGGGCTCACTTTTGCAGTAGACCAGAATGCCGTGTTTGGTTGTATTGATGACCAAGCTATTAATTACAATCCTGAAGCAAATTACACGGATGGTTCATGTGTATATGAAGGAACGTTGGGATGTACAGACCCGGTAGCCATCAACTTTGACCCCAATGCCACCATTGACGATGGGAGTTGCGAATACGATCTTATCGGCGGGTGTACGGACCCGGATGGTTGTAATTATGACCCCTTTGTAAATGAAGATGATGGAAGTTGCGTCTACCCTGAAGAAGGGTATGATTGTGAAGGGAATCCTTTCACTGGTTGTACTGACCCAGCAGCAGATAATTATGATCCGAATGCCATTGAAGATGACGGCTCTTGCAGTTATGGCGCTGTGGATGGATGTTCAGACCCAACGGCATGTAATTATGACCCACTTGTGGAGGTAGACGATGGCTCGTGTGTATTCCCGGAAGTAGGTTTTGATTGTGACGGGAATGTGCTGACGGGTTGCACTGACCCTGCGGCTGCGAACTACAATCCTGATGTGGTAGAAGACGATGGTTCCTGCGTGTACCCTCCATCAAACGATGACGTTTGTGACGCGATTCCGATTACCTGTGGTCAACTGATTGAAGGTCTAACCGTGAACTCTACGGGAGAAGGAGATCTGATCGGATCAGAATGCACCGGAACAGAGATCACCAGCCCTGGGGTGTGGTATGTCTACACTGCGGATGACTACCATCAAGTGATCGTCAATACCTGTTTATCTGTTGGTGGAGATACGAAGCTTCATGTCTTCAAAGCAGCTCCTGATTGTTCGGTGTTAGAATGTGTTGCTGGAAATGACGACGGATGCCAAGGGTCTTACTTGTCTTCTCTTGCATTCACTGTGGAAGCTGAAGAAGTGTTCTATATCCTCGTATCTGAATTCGGGGCTGGTGTAGGACTCGATTTTATGCTTGAATTGAATTGCGTTGATTGTGGTGATGTGCCTGAGAATGACGAATGTGTGAATGCTGAAGTCCATCCTATGGGCGGACAGACTGTTTCAGCCTCTATTTGTTGTGCCAACCCATCGTCCGCCCCCAATTTTGCGGCGGGTTCGGGAACAGCTTATGACGTGTTTTATACCTTCAACTCAGCCGACTTTGAAGACATTTTCTTCGACGTTTCGAATACAGGTTCTACTCAAATTGGGTTGGCGATCTATCAAGGAGAGTGCGGAAACCTGACTCAAATATCCGGTTGTCTCGTTACCGGAACGTGTGCAGGAAATATGGGGACCTTCATGGAAATACCACCAAACACCACCTTCACAGTGGGTGTTTTCACAACCGACCCCGAAGGATGTGGTACTTATAACCTCACCATTATGGGGCTTTATTATGGTTGTACTGACCCCTTAGCCGACAACTATGATCCAGACGCCATTGAAGATGATGGAAGCTGTAGCTACGAAAACTTCATTCCAGAAAACGATAGCTGTGCAGGTGCGGTAATGTTGACCTGTGGATCAACAGTGGAGGGCTCTACTGGGAATACTACGGATACCGGAGTGCCTATTGGACTTGATTGTAATAGCAACCCAGGACCAGGTGTATGGTACCAGTTCTCTGGAAGTGGAGAACTGGTGGAGTTATCAACATGTGGTTCAGTGATTGACACGAAGATTTCTGTTTGGCAATCACCGAGCTGTGAAGGTCCGTACGATTGCGTGCCGGCCGTCGAAGGTGGGCAAGGAGACCCTTCTTATGCCGTCAGTGAAGAAGCGCTCATTCCGTGTGGGTTCTTCGATCAAGATGATGCTTGGATCAGTTTCTTTGCCGAAGTAGATTCAACCTACTATATCTACGTGGAGCATCAAGACGTTGACGGTAACCCAATGACACCTGATTGGGGATTGTTTACACTGGAAGTAACATGCCAAGAATTCATTTACGGCTGTACCAACGAAGTGGCTTACAACTACAACCCTGAGGCGACCGTTGATGACAATTCATGTGACTTTTTCTCCGAAACATGTGAGGGAGGTGAAGGCACAGCCCTAATGTTGTTTATGGACGACGATTTCAATGATGGATGGAACGGAGGAACCTACACGATATCCCTCTTTGGAGGCGAGGAGGTGGCTTCTGGTAGTCTCGATGATGCATTATACACCATCGATGAGGATATGTTTCTTGGTGCAGACGAAGGTTTTGATCTGCTCTGTTTACAAGATGGCTGTTATACGATTACTGTTGGAGGAGGAAGTTTTGATGGCGAGATTTCGTGGTTCTTGTCAATTGAAGACGTTGAAGTAATCAGCGGTACCAGCGGTGAAACGACCTTCCAGATAGGTGCTGGAAACTGCGGGTGTACTGACCCTGTAGCCTGCAATTACGACCCTGAAGCAACTCAAGATGACGGCTCGTGCGAATACCTCACATGTGAAGGATGTATGGATGCCACGGCATGTAATTATGACGATGAAGCAACCATTGACAATGGTTTATGCTGTTATGAAAATTGTGTCTATCTGTTAATGACAGATGACTTCGGAGATGGCTGGAACGGAGCAGTCTACGAGGTTTACACAATGGCAGACGAATTGATCGCTACTGGAAGCATTGATGATCCATTTGTTGGGAACGGTACTTCTGAAGGCATCGATTTCCTTTGCATCCTTGATGGCTGCTACTACCTCACCGTAGGTGGTGGAGACTTTGACGAAGAAATCGGTTGGACCCTCACTGGGATCAACGAAGGAGAAATGATTGGAGGTGCTGTGTCCATCGAAGACCAAGTCTTCTTTAGTGTCGGTGATATCCCTTGTGCGTTTGGTTGCACTGACCCAGAAGCTGACAATTATGACGCTAGCGCGGAATACGATGACGGTTCTTGTTTCTACTCGGAAGAGTGCGAAGACCTAGCCATTCAAATCACCTTTGCCAGTCATTCTGATGCTGATGAAATCGATTGGGAATTGGTCAACGAAGACGATGAAATCGTAGCAACGGGAGCTAACTACGAGGATTACTCAATGGCGGAGCAGTATCACTGTCTTCCTGCTGGATGTTACGCGCTCATCATGAACGACGCTGGAAGTGACGGTTGGGATGACGGGTATATCACGATTCTCATTGATGGGGTCACCACAACATTAACCACATTGATTTACGGATCCTCACTTGAAATTAACGTCGACCTTGAAGGTGACTGTGGAGTAGAGAATGTAATTGAAGTGGTAGGATGTACAGATCCAGTGGCTGTCAATTGGAACATAGAGGCTTCTATTGACGATGGAAGCTGCGAATACAACCCAGATGAGGTTGGTGGACTACCACCAGCGGCTTTGACCGGGGAAGAGATCGTGGTTTACGGCATGATTCTCCCCAATCCTGTAATTTCCCATGCTAACATTAAACTGGAACAACTGAACCCTGAATTCACCACGGTGATGGAGCTTCGTGACATCTCAGGCAGACTGGTTTACCAGCAAGAGTTCGCGAACGAACAGACCAGCCTGAATGAAACGATTGATGTCTCTATGCTTGCCGCAGGCATTCACTTTGTCTATGTATTTAACGGAGAATCAAGACAGGTGTTTAGACTGGTGAAACAGTAA